In Aeromicrobium marinum DSM 15272, one genomic interval encodes:
- a CDS encoding ABC transporter substrate-binding protein translates to MTIRRLAAIGAAASLAFTLSACGGDPTDGDGVTIGSAAFAENEIIAEVYAQALEAEGIDVNRQFQIGSREVYLQALESGEVDIIPEYTGNLLSFYDPETTAATPEEVEDALDDVLPDELDILEPADAENKDSLNVTREFAETNGVTSIADLATLDSVRLVANPEFEQRPYGLPGLEAVYGLTNIVFESNSDYGGPDTLKTLLDGRADVADIYTTTPSIVENDLVTLEDPEGLILSQNVVPLIRDSVDDDRIEDVLDRISAQLKTEDLLEFNIRNSGDEKAAPATIAKEWLESKNLI, encoded by the coding sequence ATGACCATCCGCCGCCTGGCCGCGATCGGCGCTGCCGCGTCGCTGGCCTTCACCCTGTCCGCCTGCGGTGGCGACCCGACCGACGGCGACGGCGTCACGATCGGGTCGGCCGCCTTCGCCGAGAACGAGATCATCGCGGAGGTGTACGCGCAGGCGCTGGAGGCCGAGGGCATCGACGTCAACCGGCAGTTCCAGATCGGGTCGCGCGAGGTCTACCTGCAGGCCCTCGAGTCGGGCGAGGTCGACATCATCCCCGAGTACACCGGCAACCTGCTGTCCTTCTACGACCCGGAGACGACCGCGGCGACGCCCGAGGAGGTCGAGGACGCCCTCGACGACGTGCTCCCCGACGAGCTGGACATCCTCGAGCCGGCGGACGCCGAGAACAAGGACTCCCTGAACGTCACCCGCGAGTTCGCCGAGACCAACGGCGTGACCTCCATCGCGGACCTGGCGACCCTGGACTCGGTGCGTCTCGTCGCGAACCCCGAGTTCGAGCAGCGTCCCTACGGTCTCCCCGGGCTGGAGGCCGTCTACGGCCTGACGAACATCGTGTTCGAGTCCAACAGCGACTACGGCGGACCCGACACCCTGAAGACCTTGCTGGACGGCCGGGCCGACGTCGCCGACATCTACACGACGACCCCGTCGATCGTCGAGAACGACCTGGTGACCCTGGAGGACCCCGAGGGCCTGATCCTGTCGCAGAACGTGGTTCCGCTGATCCGTGACTCCGTCGACGACGACCGGATCGAGGACGTGCTCGACCGGATCTCGGCGCAGCTGAAGACCGAGGACCTGCTGGAGTTCAACATCCGCAACTCCGGTGACGAGAAGGCCGCGCCGGCGACCATCGCCAAGGAGTGGCTGGAGAGCAAGAACCTGATCTGA
- a CDS encoding ABC transporter permease encodes MSVVSDTIDWLTDGANWTGDGGIPTRLAEHLGYTALTVAVAAAIAIPLGLWVGHTGRLRGLAVVSSGTLRALPTLGVLTWAALQSGGNRLVPAVLALTVLAIPPLLAGAYAGLESVDRATIDAARAIGMTEWQILVKVEIPLAADLIVGGLRSATLQVVATATIAAYIGLGGLGRYIIDGQAVSDYARMLGASVLVVALALALDGLFVLAQRAVSRTSAPVPQP; translated from the coding sequence ATGAGCGTCGTCTCCGACACGATCGACTGGCTGACCGACGGGGCCAACTGGACCGGCGACGGCGGCATCCCCACGCGTCTGGCCGAGCACCTGGGCTACACCGCGCTGACGGTCGCCGTGGCGGCCGCGATCGCCATCCCCCTGGGGCTGTGGGTCGGGCACACCGGCCGGCTCCGCGGGCTGGCCGTCGTCTCGAGCGGCACGTTGCGGGCGTTGCCCACGCTGGGGGTGCTCACGTGGGCAGCCCTGCAGTCCGGCGGCAACCGGTTGGTGCCAGCGGTCCTGGCGCTGACGGTGCTCGCGATCCCGCCGCTGCTGGCCGGCGCCTACGCGGGGCTGGAGTCGGTCGACCGGGCGACGATCGACGCCGCCCGGGCCATCGGCATGACCGAGTGGCAGATCCTGGTGAAGGTCGAGATCCCGCTGGCGGCCGACCTGATCGTGGGCGGACTGCGCTCGGCCACCCTGCAGGTCGTCGCCACGGCCACGATCGCCGCGTACATCGGACTCGGCGGTCTCGGGAGGTACATCATCGACGGGCAGGCGGTGTCCGACTACGCTCGCATGCTGGGCGCGTCGGTTCTCGTGGTCGCCCTGGCGCTCGCACTCGACGGACTCTTCGTGCTGGCGCAGCGCGCCGTCTCCCGCACCTCCGCACCTGTTCCCCAACCCTGA
- a CDS encoding ABC transporter permease has product MDWVLDNRDYVTGLALDHLWLSLLPIVIGFAVAVPIGWVAHRRPRLRGLLLGGGSILYTIPSLPLFIILPSILGTGILDPFNVVVALSLYAIALMVRSAAEGFGSVSPAVLDAATASGYGPWRRAFTVELPLAGPVLLAGLRVVTVSTVSLVSVGALIGVSSLGSLFTSGFRRDFDTEILTGVVGIVLIALVLDGLLVLAGRVLMPWAESPRTAGAR; this is encoded by the coding sequence GTGGACTGGGTCCTCGACAACCGCGACTACGTCACGGGTCTGGCGCTCGACCACCTCTGGTTGAGCCTGCTGCCGATCGTCATCGGCTTCGCGGTGGCCGTGCCGATCGGCTGGGTGGCGCACCGTCGTCCGCGCCTGCGCGGACTGCTGCTCGGCGGCGGCAGCATCCTGTACACCATCCCGTCGCTGCCCCTGTTCATCATCCTGCCCAGCATCCTGGGCACCGGCATCCTCGATCCGTTCAACGTCGTGGTCGCGCTGAGCCTGTACGCGATCGCCCTGATGGTGCGGTCGGCGGCCGAGGGGTTCGGCTCGGTGTCACCGGCGGTGCTCGACGCCGCGACGGCCAGTGGCTACGGACCCTGGCGGCGAGCCTTCACGGTGGAGCTGCCGTTGGCGGGCCCGGTGCTGCTGGCCGGCCTGAGGGTCGTCACCGTGAGCACGGTCAGCCTGGTCAGCGTCGGCGCCCTGATCGGTGTCAGCAGCCTCGGGTCGCTGTTCACGAGCGGGTTCCGGCGTGACTTCGACACCGAGATCCTCACGGGCGTCGTCGGCATCGTGCTGATCGCCCTGGTCCTCGACGGGTTGCTGGTGCTGGCGGGTCGCGTGCTGATGCCGTGGGCGGAGTCACCCCGGACGGCAGGTGCACGATGA
- a CDS encoding ABC transporter ATP-binding protein: MIEYRTVGKTFPGGTVAVGEFSLTLPSHSTTVFVGSSGCGKTTLLRMVNRMVEPSAGQVLIDDVDIATRNPVELRRSIGYVMQHAGLLPHRTVLDNVGTVPRLNGASRAETRRRSLEVLETVGLDPQLADRYPRQLSGGQQQRVGVARGLVSDPNILLMDEPFGAVDPIVRVELQNELLRLQRELGKTIVFVTHDVDEALLLGDQVVILSTGGEVAQVGSPAELLANPASEFVRTFLGLDKAERTLRVEETDGRRIVVDGNGRATGVLDG; the protein is encoded by the coding sequence ATGATCGAGTACCGCACCGTCGGCAAGACCTTCCCCGGCGGCACGGTGGCCGTCGGCGAGTTCTCCCTGACCCTGCCGTCGCACTCGACCACCGTGTTCGTCGGTTCGTCGGGCTGCGGCAAGACGACCCTGTTGCGCATGGTGAACCGGATGGTCGAGCCGAGCGCCGGCCAGGTGCTCATCGACGACGTCGACATCGCGACCCGCAATCCGGTCGAGCTCCGGCGCAGCATCGGCTACGTCATGCAGCACGCGGGCCTGCTCCCGCACCGCACCGTGCTGGACAACGTGGGCACGGTCCCGCGCCTGAACGGGGCGAGTCGGGCCGAGACCCGGCGCCGGTCGCTGGAGGTCCTCGAGACCGTGGGTCTGGACCCGCAGCTGGCCGACCGGTACCCACGGCAGCTCTCCGGCGGTCAGCAGCAGCGGGTCGGCGTGGCCAGGGGGCTGGTGAGCGACCCGAACATCCTGCTGATGGACGAGCCGTTCGGAGCGGTGGACCCGATCGTGCGCGTCGAGCTGCAGAACGAGCTGCTGCGGCTGCAGCGCGAGCTGGGCAAGACCATCGTCTTCGTGACCCACGACGTCGACGAGGCCCTGCTGCTCGGCGACCAGGTCGTCATCCTCTCCACGGGCGGCGAGGTCGCCCAGGTCGGGTCGCCGGCCGAGCTGCTCGCGAACCCGGCGAGCGAGTTCGTGCGCACGTTCCTGGGCCTGGACAAGGCCGAGCGGACGCTGCGCGTGGAGGAGACCGACGGCCGGCGGATCGTGGTCGACGGCAACGGACGCGCCACCGGCGTGCTGGACGGCTGA
- a CDS encoding rhodanese-like domain-containing protein: MTFGSVDELLAHARAQLDRLTPAEAAARVDAGALLVDIRPAWQRAEDGEVPGSWVVERNHLEWRLHPGSGAALPHATAEQEWIVLCTEGYTSSLAAASLVSIGLRATDVDGGIRAWTRAGLPIARSVSSVNTVVSSATSGDA, encoded by the coding sequence GTGACCTTCGGGAGTGTCGACGAGCTCCTCGCCCACGCCCGGGCCCAGCTCGACCGCCTCACGCCGGCGGAGGCTGCCGCTCGGGTGGACGCGGGAGCGCTGCTGGTGGACATCCGGCCGGCGTGGCAACGTGCCGAGGACGGGGAGGTGCCCGGGTCATGGGTGGTCGAGCGCAACCATCTGGAGTGGCGACTGCACCCCGGATCAGGCGCCGCACTGCCCCACGCGACGGCCGAGCAGGAGTGGATCGTCCTGTGCACCGAGGGGTACACGTCGTCCCTGGCGGCGGCCTCCCTGGTGTCGATCGGTCTGCGGGCGACCGACGTCGACGGCGGGATCCGCGCATGGACCCGTGCCGGCCTCCCGATTGCCCGCAGCGTCTCGAGCGTGAACACTGTGGTGTCATCCGCGACGTCAGGAGACGCATGA
- a CDS encoding cysteine dioxygenase has protein sequence MSAHPAPARKSAATPLSLAELVGLTTAVAADVRAGLYAVEADVDHRWHVRLHRDAQVDIWLISWTTEQGTQLHDHGGSAGAFTVVEGALTESVWTGVGELHDNERSTGETVRFGEHYVHDVRNTAAATAVSVHAYSTPLERMNFYDVAGGRLERLASVWTDDPEAPAPESVRDRLREAS, from the coding sequence ATGTCCGCGCATCCCGCTCCCGCCAGGAAGTCCGCTGCCACGCCGCTGAGCCTGGCAGAGCTCGTCGGTCTCACGACCGCCGTCGCGGCCGATGTCCGGGCCGGCCTGTATGCCGTCGAGGCCGACGTCGACCATCGCTGGCACGTCCGGCTGCACCGTGACGCCCAGGTCGACATCTGGCTGATCAGCTGGACCACGGAGCAGGGCACCCAGCTGCACGACCACGGGGGGTCGGCCGGAGCCTTCACCGTCGTCGAGGGTGCACTGACCGAGTCGGTGTGGACCGGGGTCGGAGAGCTGCACGACAACGAGCGATCGACCGGCGAGACGGTCCGGTTCGGGGAGCACTACGTGCACGACGTCCGCAACACGGCGGCTGCGACCGCGGTCAGCGTGCACGCCTACTCGACCCCGTTGGAGCGGATGAACTTCTACGACGTCGCCGGCGGACGCTTGGAGCGGCTGGCCTCCGTGTGGACCGACGACCCCGAGGCGCCGGCGCCGGAGTCGGTCCGCGATCGTCTGCGGGAGGCTTCGTGA
- a CDS encoding DUF429 domain-containing protein, with the protein MHLVGIDLAWGEKKPTGVAVLDPAGRLVHLSSQRRDADILEAVRPWVEGDCLVAVDAPLIVTNDTGNRPAERGLNADFARFDAGAHPVNRGKPEFADTPRGARLAEALGLDIHPASTSRRRAIEVYPHPATVALFRLGRILAYKNKPGRTLDGMRAQLLRLTQLLDGLADARPALHLDHPDWHALVEAVTSAGRKSELRTAEDQVDAVVCAYVAMVAAQDPGAVTTYGDADTGYIVTPTLPADHTPAPRARQQPVSRAVQRYAEEHPALVDLTAHYTRSVIGLLDEAGIDYLTVSGRAKSVASFATKAARTAGGRRVFTRPLTEITDQIGIRVITYVQSDVAAVAELLAEEMSVLEDRDMGRETAGEGRFGYASRHLLVAAGDLRPAQVQVRTVLQHAWAEFEHDIRYKGTIPAEHASDFDRRFTLAAGLLELADREFSTIRSRLHGWMRDQRPEMDAGDPRISPQELASFLAGRFTDAGWSRTDHYAWVSGLLLELGVTSLDELGGLLSSVDSEIITGRMEYQYPPGAVRRLDDALLAIFGQRYLQLTGNAHRQEALESRLAKLRTSPTD; encoded by the coding sequence ATGCACCTCGTCGGCATCGATCTCGCCTGGGGCGAGAAGAAGCCCACCGGGGTCGCGGTGCTCGACCCGGCCGGCCGGCTCGTGCACCTGTCGTCACAGCGGCGCGACGCCGACATCCTCGAGGCGGTCCGGCCGTGGGTCGAGGGCGACTGCCTGGTGGCGGTCGACGCGCCCCTCATCGTCACCAACGACACCGGCAACCGGCCCGCGGAGCGCGGCCTCAACGCCGACTTCGCCCGCTTCGACGCCGGCGCCCACCCGGTCAACCGCGGCAAGCCCGAGTTCGCCGACACCCCTCGCGGCGCCCGCCTCGCCGAGGCGCTCGGCCTCGACATCCACCCGGCATCGACGTCCCGGCGGCGGGCGATCGAGGTGTACCCGCACCCCGCCACCGTCGCCCTGTTCCGGCTCGGCCGGATCCTGGCCTACAAGAACAAGCCGGGCCGCACGCTGGACGGCATGCGCGCGCAGCTGCTGCGGCTCACCCAGCTGCTGGACGGCCTGGCCGACGCGCGGCCGGCGCTCCACCTCGACCACCCGGACTGGCACGCGCTCGTCGAGGCCGTGACGTCGGCCGGACGCAAGAGCGAGCTGCGCACCGCCGAGGACCAGGTCGACGCGGTGGTGTGCGCCTACGTGGCGATGGTCGCCGCGCAGGACCCCGGCGCGGTCACGACCTACGGCGACGCCGACACCGGCTACATCGTCACGCCGACGCTGCCCGCCGACCACACCCCCGCCCCGCGGGCCCGGCAGCAGCCGGTCAGCCGTGCGGTCCAGCGGTACGCCGAGGAACACCCCGCGCTCGTCGACCTGACCGCCCACTACACCCGGTCCGTCATCGGGCTCCTCGACGAGGCCGGCATCGACTACCTGACCGTGAGCGGTCGGGCCAAGAGCGTGGCGTCGTTCGCCACGAAGGCGGCACGCACCGCGGGTGGCCGACGCGTCTTCACCCGGCCGCTCACCGAGATCACCGACCAGATCGGCATCCGCGTCATCACCTACGTCCAGAGCGACGTGGCCGCCGTCGCGGAGCTGCTCGCCGAGGAGATGTCGGTCCTCGAGGACCGCGACATGGGGCGCGAGACCGCCGGCGAGGGACGGTTCGGCTACGCCAGCCGGCACCTGCTCGTCGCGGCCGGCGACCTGCGACCCGCCCAGGTCCAGGTGCGCACGGTGCTGCAGCACGCCTGGGCCGAGTTCGAGCACGACATCCGCTACAAGGGCACGATCCCCGCCGAGCACGCCTCGGACTTCGACCGTCGCTTCACCCTGGCGGCCGGCCTGCTGGAGCTCGCCGACCGGGAGTTCTCGACGATCCGGTCACGGCTGCACGGGTGGATGCGGGACCAGCGGCCCGAGATGGACGCCGGCGACCCCCGCATCAGCCCCCAGGAGCTCGCCAGCTTCCTCGCGGGCCGGTTCACCGACGCCGGCTGGTCACGCACCGACCACTACGCCTGGGTCTCCGGGCTGCTGCTCGAGCTGGGCGTCACGTCGCTGGACGAGCTGGGCGGACTGCTGTCGTCGGTCGACAGCGAGATCATCACCGGCCGCATGGAGTACCAGTACCCGCCCGGCGCGGTCCGTCGCCTCGACGACGCCCTGCTCGCGATCTTCGGTCAGCGGTACCTGCAGCTGACCGGCAACGCGCACCGGCAGGAGGCGCTGGAGTCGCGGCTGGCGAAGCTGCGCACCTCGCCGACCGACTGA